From Bacteroidales bacterium, one genomic window encodes:
- a CDS encoding insulinase family protein, producing the protein MIDFEKLILPNGLRVLVNTNKATPMAFFNLLYNVGARDEDENLTGFAHLLEHLMFGGSVNIPEFDIHLENAGGENNAFTTNDFTNYYITIPANNIETAFWLESDRMLNLAFSEKSLEVQQKVVIEEFKQRYLNQPYGDAFLKLRPLAYKSHPYKWATIGKDISHIEKATMQDVKSFYSKWYNPDNAILSICSPLDAETIFNLAEKWFGNINKAKTENKKYPKEKEQTEKRELVIKADVPFRAIYQAFHMPDRLSKDYKVCDLISDLLSNGTSARLYQRLVKNKNYFSSLNAFISGDADPGLFLIQGELNENVTFSKVFKELNNELDEIKNGNFSDKELEKVKNKFVSNFEFMKINGLNNAINLAFYEWLGDANLLNNETSEYLSITKDDICRVAKNIFKESNLSQLIYEPLN; encoded by the coding sequence ATGATTGACTTTGAAAAATTAATTTTACCTAATGGTCTTAGAGTATTAGTAAATACTAACAAAGCTACTCCTATGGCTTTTTTCAATCTTTTATATAATGTAGGAGCTAGAGATGAAGATGAAAATCTAACAGGTTTTGCTCATTTATTAGAGCATTTAATGTTTGGAGGCAGCGTAAACATTCCTGAATTTGACATTCATTTGGAAAATGCTGGTGGCGAAAATAACGCTTTTACCACAAATGATTTTACAAATTATTATATCACAATCCCTGCAAACAACATAGAAACAGCGTTTTGGCTTGAATCTGACCGAATGCTTAATCTAGCTTTTTCTGAAAAGTCATTAGAAGTTCAGCAAAAAGTTGTTATTGAGGAATTTAAGCAAAGATATTTGAATCAACCTTATGGAGACGCGTTCCTAAAGCTGAGACCTCTCGCATATAAGAGCCATCCTTATAAATGGGCAACAATTGGAAAAGATATAAGCCATATTGAAAAAGCTACCATGCAAGATGTGAAATCTTTTTATTCAAAATGGTATAATCCTGACAATGCTATTTTATCCATTTGCAGTCCTTTAGATGCTGAAACGATTTTTAATCTTGCCGAAAAATGGTTTGGAAACATCAATAAAGCAAAAACAGAAAATAAAAAATATCCTAAAGAAAAGGAGCAGACAGAAAAGCGGGAATTAGTAATAAAAGCAGATGTTCCATTTAGAGCCATATATCAGGCTTTCCACATGCCTGACAGACTTAGCAAAGACTATAAAGTTTGCGATTTAATTTCCGACTTGCTTTCAAACGGGACATCAGCAAGGTTGTATCAGCGTTTGGTAAAAAACAAAAATTATTTTTCATCGTTAAATGCTTTTATTTCAGGCGATGCTGACCCCGGATTATTTTTAATACAAGGTGAATTAAATGAAAATGTTACATTTAGCAAGGTTTTTAAAGAATTAAATAATGAACTTGATGAAATAAAAAATGGAAATTTTAGCGACAAAGAACTTGAAAAAGTCAAAAATAAATTTGTTTCCAATTTTGAGTTTATGAAAATAAACGGACTAAACAATGCAATAAATCTTGCCTTCTACGAATGGCTCGGAGACGCAAACTTACTAAACAACGAAACTTCAGAATATTTATCCATCACAAAAGACGACATTTGCCGAGTTGCTAAAAACATCTTTAAAGAAAGCAATTTATCTCAACTAATTTACGAACCATTAAATTAA
- a CDS encoding insulinase family protein, translating to MKTNILDRTTPPKSNEMQFDGFPQFEKTLINNNIPCYFFNNKNSDAIRLDIAIPIGKWDEEKPLQSSMTAKIMTEGTKKFDAFQIAETFDFNGAYIEINSTMHYIFVRVLSLKQKLNQLFPIIKSIIFEATFPKNELKIIAENNKQDFIIENKKVFSIARNIFPSMLYGEKHPYGKIMEEKFFNEISSDDLHNFYSKLPIDKSSVYIGGNIDTDVFNFLEDIFKDTKKIEITEKNYATSPFAENKKIIEVKNAMQSAVIIGLPTIGRKHKDFPLLMLTNMILGGFFGSKLMKVIREEKGYTYGIYSIISARAKYSHLSIQSEIIAENTNQAVDEIFSVINRLSTTLISNNELNIARNYLFGKMLRNIDGPFALVEQLENINAEGIDVYDYFDYYWKSISQAKPDDIKEIASKYLDTNKIKTLIVGQNI from the coding sequence ATGAAAACAAATATTTTAGATAGAACAACTCCTCCAAAGTCCAACGAGATGCAGTTTGATGGTTTTCCGCAATTTGAAAAAACTCTAATCAACAATAATATTCCTTGCTATTTTTTCAATAATAAAAATTCGGATGCAATTCGCTTAGACATTGCCATTCCTATTGGAAAATGGGACGAAGAAAAACCGCTACAATCCTCAATGACAGCGAAAATAATGACAGAAGGAACAAAAAAATTCGATGCCTTCCAAATTGCAGAAACCTTCGACTTCAATGGCGCATATATTGAGATAAATTCAACGATGCACTACATTTTCGTAAGAGTGTTGTCGCTAAAGCAAAAGCTAAACCAACTATTTCCCATCATAAAATCAATTATATTTGAAGCTACATTCCCAAAAAATGAACTGAAAATTATTGCTGAAAACAATAAACAAGATTTTATTATTGAAAACAAAAAAGTTTTTTCAATAGCTAGAAACATTTTTCCATCTATGCTGTATGGCGAAAAACACCCTTACGGAAAAATAATGGAAGAGAAATTTTTCAATGAAATTTCTTCAGACGACTTGCATAATTTCTACTCAAAATTACCAATAGACAAAAGCTCTGTTTACATAGGCGGGAACATAGATACAGATGTTTTTAATTTTTTAGAAGATATTTTTAAAGACACTAAAAAAATAGAAATCACTGAAAAAAACTACGCTACAAGCCCTTTTGCTGAAAACAAAAAAATAATTGAAGTAAAAAACGCAATGCAATCCGCTGTGATTATAGGATTGCCAACTATCGGACGCAAGCATAAAGATTTTCCATTGCTAATGCTCACAAACATGATTTTAGGCGGATTTTTCGGCAGCAAACTTATGAAAGTAATTCGCGAAGAAAAAGGCTACACCTACGGAATATATTCAATCATAAGCGCTAGAGCCAAATATTCCCACTTGTCTATTCAATCAGAAATTATTGCAGAAAACACAAATCAAGCTGTAGATGAAATATTTTCGGTAATTAATCGTTTATCAACTACATTGATTTCAAATAACGAATTAAATATTGCAAGAAATTATTTGTTTGGGAAAATGTTAAGAAATATTGACGGACCATTTGCGTTAGTCGAGCAATTAGAAAACATCAACGCCGAAGGAATAGATGTTTACGATTATTTTGATTATTATTGGAAATCAATTTCACAAGCAAAACCTGATGACATAAAAGAAATTGCATCAAAATATTTAGACACAAATAAAATAAAAACACTAATTGTTGGACAAAATATCTAA
- a CDS encoding gliding motility-associated C-terminal domain-containing protein, whose protein sequence is MKKIYTYLFFLICITASIEVNAALDPPSLRCLEVKQNGDVLISWVAPNDANGEFNSFQIFYSNSVSGTYSQIATISNFAQNNFLHTGANAQSQDAHYYLITVSNGATLQYSIPSDTLSIIKLTASNPLNGTAPLSWNHLSSNALPSAYGYSVFYEYPANNWIFLGKTSSNYFIDTIEVCNDFINFKIEQTDASGCKSVSTIDGDIYKNLIAPQIPILDSVSINHSSQNATIGWQPSVASDTKGYIIYFFDGVWKPIDTVFGINNTFYENILSQASKTPESYCIAAIDSCGNTSPLTPKHTSILLNVNINRCERNASLEWTQYSGFPDGILEYTVSIIENNNVITHKKINSNSYTTDALNDNSTYCFYVTATSKSGSTSSSNTICQTVDFPDMPAWIYIRHASVNADNSVEIKWACDSSVAVSGYAIQRSIDTLNSWTTCHITTFAQKTEYSYNDFSANADAQPVFYRIAAIDECNTKNKYSNTAKTIHLSGQVIDNMQNEISWNSYEGWQNEISEFQLFRGINNVFENVPINIFDKNTNYFVDNVSDLSNSNGAISYKILAIENSAKNLNYKDSAWSNTFSIKQTPIFYMPNAFAPNGKNNTFGPVGMFIDNDGYSLSIYNRFGQEVFRTNDFSNRWDGTVNGSDAPMGTYIYLLEITQPNGKKITQCGCVNLIR, encoded by the coding sequence ATGAAAAAAATATATACATATTTGTTTTTTTTAATTTGCATAACGGCATCAATCGAAGTGAACGCAGCTTTGGATCCGCCTTCATTACGCTGCTTAGAAGTAAAACAAAATGGAGACGTATTAATTTCGTGGGTGGCTCCAAATGACGCAAATGGAGAATTTAATTCTTTTCAAATTTTTTATTCAAACTCTGTCAGCGGCACGTATTCTCAAATTGCGACAATTTCAAATTTCGCCCAAAATAACTTTTTGCACACAGGCGCTAACGCTCAATCCCAAGATGCACATTATTATTTAATTACAGTTTCTAATGGAGCTACATTGCAATATTCCATTCCAAGCGATACACTTTCAATTATTAAATTAACAGCCAGCAATCCTCTAAACGGCACAGCACCTTTAAGTTGGAATCATTTAAGCAGCAATGCCCTGCCCTCCGCCTATGGATATTCTGTGTTTTATGAATATCCAGCAAACAATTGGATTTTTTTAGGCAAAACCTCAAGCAATTATTTCATAGACACAATCGAAGTTTGCAACGATTTCATTAATTTTAAAATTGAACAAACAGACGCTTCTGGCTGTAAATCAGTATCTACAATAGATGGAGATATTTACAAAAACTTAATAGCACCCCAAATACCGATTTTAGATAGTGTTTCGATAAACCACAGCTCTCAAAATGCCACAATTGGCTGGCAGCCTTCAGTTGCTAGCGATACAAAAGGATATATAATTTATTTTTTTGACGGAGTTTGGAAACCAATAGACACAGTTTTCGGGATAAACAATACATTTTACGAAAATATTTTATCTCAAGCCAGCAAAACACCTGAGTCTTATTGCATTGCAGCCATTGACTCATGCGGAAACACAAGCCCATTAACGCCTAAGCACACCAGTATATTGCTAAACGTAAATATAAATCGCTGCGAACGAAACGCATCTCTTGAATGGACGCAATATTCAGGCTTTCCAGATGGAATATTAGAATATACTGTTTCAATTATTGAAAACAACAATGTGATAACTCATAAGAAAATCAACAGCAATTCTTATACAACAGACGCTCTTAATGACAACAGCACATATTGCTTTTATGTTACTGCAACTTCAAAAAGTGGCTCCACATCCTCGTCTAACACCATTTGTCAAACAGTTGACTTTCCAGATATGCCAGCGTGGATTTACATAAGACATGCTTCTGTAAATGCGGATAATTCAGTGGAAATCAAATGGGCTTGTGATAGTTCCGTTGCTGTGAGCGGATATGCCATACAAAGATCAATAGACACTCTTAATTCATGGACTACATGCCATATTACAACGTTTGCTCAAAAAACAGAATATTCTTACAATGATTTTTCAGCAAATGCAGATGCACAGCCTGTTTTTTACAGAATTGCTGCAATAGATGAATGTAATACTAAAAATAAATACTCAAACACAGCCAAAACCATTCATCTTAGCGGACAAGTTATTGACAACATGCAAAATGAAATTTCATGGAATAGTTATGAAGGTTGGCAAAATGAGATTTCAGAATTTCAATTATTTAGAGGCATTAACAACGTTTTTGAAAATGTTCCAATAAATATTTTCGACAAAAACACAAATTATTTCGTTGACAACGTAAGCGATCTCTCAAATAGCAACGGAGCTATTTCATATAAAATTCTTGCGATAGAAAATTCTGCAAAAAATTTAAACTACAAAGATTCCGCATGGTCAAACACATTTTCGATAAAGCAAACTCCAATTTTTTACATGCCAAATGCCTTTGCTCCAAATGGAAAAAACAATACTTTTGGTCCTGTCGGCATGTTCATTGACAATGACGGCTATTCTTTGAGTATTTACAATAGATTTGGACAAGAAGTATTCAGAACCAACGATTTCAGCAACAGATGGGACGGCACTGTAAATGGTTCTGATGCGCCAATGGGAACTTACATATATTTATTAGAAATAACGCAGCCAAATGGTAAAAAAATAACCCAATGTGGCTGCGTAAACCTTATAAGATAA
- a CDS encoding (Fe-S)-binding protein, whose amino-acid sequence MKVEVLIPCMADQFSPQTGKSLLRVLQHLGVEAHYPPQQTCCGLPAYNAGYWKEAKTLGEKFINEFNTDKYIVMPSVSCVNMIRNKYNLFFYNTSLHLEYKKIQTRVFEISDFLINILHLSAWKGKFKAKVMLHSVEGDYNITKEATQLLQMIQELTLVENKDHDSCGIGTIFTTMYPQLSTNMAIDVLNKAISLNVEYIVTVDTSCQLHLEKVALKNKLPIKIISLIDLLAESLKYSDAVFNNEELIALG is encoded by the coding sequence ATGAAAGTTGAAGTATTAATTCCCTGCATGGCAGACCAATTCAGCCCACAAACAGGAAAAAGTTTGTTAAGAGTTTTGCAACATCTTGGTGTAGAAGCGCATTATCCGCCACAACAAACATGTTGCGGTCTTCCAGCCTACAATGCAGGATATTGGAAAGAAGCTAAAACTCTCGGCGAAAAATTTATTAACGAATTTAATACCGACAAATACATTGTAATGCCTTCTGTATCATGTGTTAATATGATAAGAAACAAATACAATCTGTTTTTTTACAATACTTCTCTTCATCTTGAATACAAAAAAATACAAACTCGCGTTTTTGAAATATCAGATTTTTTAATAAATATTTTGCATCTCTCTGCTTGGAAAGGCAAGTTTAAAGCAAAAGTAATGCTTCATTCTGTTGAAGGAGACTATAACATAACAAAGGAAGCCACGCAATTGCTACAAATGATTCAAGAATTGACACTTGTTGAAAACAAAGACCATGATTCTTGCGGAATTGGAACAATATTCACAACCATGTATCCACAGCTAAGCACAAATATGGCTATAGATGTGTTAAACAAGGCTATATCACTTAATGTAGAATACATTGTAACCGTAGATACATCTTGCCAACTTCATTTAGAAAAAGTTGCATTAAAAAACAAGCTCCCTATAAAAATTATTTCATTAATTGACCTTTTGGCGGAATCTTTAAAATATTCTGATGCTGTATTCAACAATGAAGAGCTAATTGCATTAGGATAA